The sequence TTCCTTGTGAAACAAAGACATCAGCATGTTTATTCAAAGTATAGTCTACACACTCCGGCGATCAATGACGGTCTTATCATTGCCGCCACTTCCAAGGCCCCGGGCGGAGATATATCTGTCTTGCTGCCGATCAGGTGAGCCAATGTTGTCACTTTGTTCACAGTAATCTCATGTTTGTAAGATACTGACATAACTCTTTTCTCGTTTCAGTGCTCTGCTTCTCTTCATGTATTTCATTTCCAACTTCGTCGTACCTTCGTTTATTATGAAAGACCTTGGAACAGCAGTTGAAGAGGAAAACCCAGAAGAAATAAATAGCAGTGAAACACCAAGAAGAAGCAGGCATGGCTGGCAAACCAAAACTGAAGATTAAGAAATCAAGTATCAAGATTTCAAAAAACAGCTTCAAAAAGACTCCCACTCCAAGATAGATTTCTGCCTGCAATCTCGATGTAATGCCATGAATGAGAAAAGATCATCACTTTTTTCATTCTCTTTGATGAATGGATCAATAAATTGAATGTCTATTCACATACTATTTACAGGTCCACTTTTGTTGCCATTACAAGTTTAGGATTTGTATCTACAacacttgatttgtttttaaactaGGGTCCAATCACTTCCATCCTCACCAGATGGCACAGCAGATGAAGATGCACTGGTATCGGCTTCAGCTTTGGCATGTTTCTTAGAAAATAAAGATGTCTTTTTATCGAATAAGCGAGAGAATACATGTGATTGTCTCCCTTCTGaatgtttttcatcatttgttgTTACCTTTCGCGAAGGCTGTCTGTCTTTGCTAAGAAAGTTAAGGCTAATTTTTTTGAAGCGGTTATTCGCCTCTCCAGATTTTGCTTCTTCTGGTTGATCCATAATTAGAATGGCTTCTTCGGGATGAGTCATAATCTTCTCTACTGTTTGATATACCTAGAGACAATCAACTCAGTAAGCAT comes from Dioscorea cayenensis subsp. rotundata cultivar TDr96_F1 chromosome 15, TDr96_F1_v2_PseudoChromosome.rev07_lg8_w22 25.fasta, whole genome shotgun sequence and encodes:
- the LOC120277431 gene encoding uncharacterized protein LOC120277431 codes for the protein MEAIYSSPIGHPIHSFLGNYPTQSRQACTLFLVKQRHQHVYSKYSLHTPAINDGLIIAATSKAPGGDISVLLPISALLLFMYFISNFVVPSFIMKDLGTAVEEENPEEINSSETPRRSRHGWQTKTED